The genomic segment CAGGAATCCTCGCTGGAGGTGGAGGGAAAAGTCCGCAAGGACGACCGGGCCCCGGGGGGCTACGAGATGCAGCTGACCTCGGTCATCGTGCACCAGCTGGCCCAGGACTACCCGATCAGCCCCAAGGAGCACGGTCCCGATTTCCTCCTCGACCATCGCCACCTGTGGCTTCGCTCGTCGAAGCAGCACGCCCTGCTCCGCATCCGCAGCGAGATCAGCCAGGGAATCCGGGACTTCTTCCATGCGCGCGACTTCGTCCTGATCGATTCCCCCATCCTGACACCGGCGGCCTGCGAGGGGACCTCGACCCTGTTCGAGACCGATTACTTCGGACAGAAGGCCTTTCTGAGCCAGTCGGGCCAGCTGTACCTCGAGCCGGCCTGCCTGGCGTTCGGCAAGGTCTACTGCTTCGGGCCCACGTTCCGGGCCGAAAAATCGAAGACCCGCAGACACCTCACCGAGTTCTGGATGGTCGAGCCCGAGGTCGCCTACGCGGGTCTGCCCGACATGCTCGATCTGGCGGAGGACTTCATCACTTCGCTGGTCGCCCGCGCCCTCGATCGATGCCGCGCCGAGCTCAAGACCCTCGAGAGGGACACGACCAGGCTGGAGCGCGTGCAGAAGCCGTTCCCGCGCCTGACCTACGATGAGGCGGCGGCCATCCTGTCGCGTCCCGAGATCCAGGCGCGCGCCCGCGAGCAGGATGCCCCGCCCTTCGTTCCCGGAGACGATTTCGGCGGCTTCGATGAGACGGTCCTGACCGAAGCGCTCGAGAAGCCCGTGATGGTCACCCACTATCCGGCGCGGATCAAGGCGTTCTACATGCAGCCCGATCCGCAGGCGCCCGACCGCGCCTTGTGCATGGACGTCCTGGCGCCGGAGGGCTACGGCGAGATCATCGGCGGCAGCCAGAGGATCCACGACCACGATCTGCTGCTGCAGCGGATCCAGGAGCACCGGTTGCCGGTGGAGGCGTTCCGCTGGTACCTCGACATCCGCAAATACGGCTCGGTCCCGCACGCCGGCTTCGGCATGGGGATCGAGCGGTTCGTCTCCTGGATCGGCGGCGTCCACCACCTGCGCGAAGCCATCCCCTACCCTCGCACTCTCAACCGGCTCTACCCGTGAGAGCGATCCCCCGATGATCAAGGTCGGCATGGTCAGCCTGGGCTGCCCCAAGAACCTGGTGGACAGCGAGGTGATGCTGGGCACGCTCAAGCAGAGCGGCTACGAGCTGACGCCGGACCCGGCGTCCGCCGACGTCATCGTGGTCAACACCTGCACGTTCATCGAGCCGGCACGGCGCGAGTCGATCGACACCATCCTGGAGATGGCCGGGCACAAGAAGTCGGGCCGCTGCCGGAGGCTCGTGGTCGCGGGCTGCATGGTGCAGCGCAATCACGACGAGCTGCGCGAGGCCATTCCCGAAATCGACGCCCTGGTCGGCCTGAACGACATCGAGCGGATCGCCGAGGCCTGCGCGCTGGAGGCCGGGTCCCGATTCGAGGCCGGCCGGGAGCGCGCGACCTATCTCTACACCCATGCGTCGCCGCGTCTCCTGACGACGCCCCGGCACACGGCGTACATCAAGATTTCCGAAGGCTGCGACCACACCTGCTCCTTCTGCGCCATTCCCTCGTTCCGCGGCCTGCAGCGCTCCCGCTCCATCGAATCGATCGTCGAGGAGGCCCGGGCCCTGGCGGGCTCGGGGGTGGTCGAGATCAGTTTGATCGCCCAGGACACCACCGACTACGGGCGCGATCGATCGGACGGGGCCAGTCTGGCGGGCCTCCTGCGAGCGCTCGACGCCGTCGGCGGGATCCGCTGGATCCGTGTCCTGTATGCCTATCCAAACCGCATCACTCCCGAATTCGTCGAGGCGCTCGGGTCGTCCGCCCGGGCCGCGCGCTACCTGGACGTGCCGCTGCAGCATGCCGACGCGGCCATGCTCAAGACGATGCGCCGGGGCGGCAGCGCCGAGACGCACCGGAAGCTGATCGAGTCCCTGCGTCGCGGGGTCCCGGGAATCGCCCTCCGGACGACCTTCATCGTCGGCTTCCCGGGAGAGACGGCCCAGCAGTTCCAGGCCCTCTGCGCGTTCGCGCGCGAGGCCGAGTTCGACCATCTGGGCGTGTTCACCTATTCGGAGGAGAAGGGGACCGAGGCGGCCGGGCGGCCCGACGATGTGCCGGCCGAGGTCAAGGAGGAGAGGCGCATGACCTTGATGGCGATCCAGGAAGGGATCGCGGCGCGCCGCAACCGGTCCCTCGTCGGTCGCGAGATCGAAGTGCTGGTCGACGGCGCGCCCGAGGACAGCGACCTGGTCCTCTGCGGCCGCACGGAGGGCCAGGCACCGGAGATCGACGGCCGCGTGATCCTCACGGACGCGCCGGGGCCGCTCTCCGCCGGAACCTTCGTCCGGGCGCGCATCGACGAGGCGCACCCGTTCGACCTGGTCGGGTCCGCCGTCGAGGTCCTTCCCGCGGGCCGTCCGGCGTGACCCGCCGATCGTTCGGAGCCGCCTCCGCGATCCTCGCAGCGACCCTGTTCGGCGCCGGCCGCTCGCCGTACGTCCCCGGCACCGTCGGCACGCTCGCGGCGATGCCCCTGGCGATCCTGGCGCAGCGGCTCCTGCAGCCCTGGTGGTTCTTCGCGGCGGCCGTCGGCCTGACGGTGATCGCCGTCTGGTCGGCCCACGTGGCGGCGATCGAGCTGGCGCGGCACGATCCGGGGCCGGTGGTCATCGACGAGGCCGCGGGTCTGTTCGTGACCCTGCTGTTCCAGCCGCCTGGATCGTGGACGCTCCCCTTCTACGTTCTGGCCTTCGTCCTGTTCCGGGCCATGGACATCGTCAAGCCCCCTCCGGCTCGAAGGGCCGAGCGGCTCCCGGGGGGATGGGGGATCGTGACGGACGACCTGGTGGCGGGCGTGTATGCCAACGTGGCGCTTCGGCTCCTGGGGTGGCTCGTCCTCCGTCCCGCCTGACGGAGTCGGGGGATCCTGTCTCGCGATGAGAATCTTCGACGACATCCCGACGCTCAGGGCGCACTTGAAGACTCCGGTGGCGACCGTCGGAAATTTCGACGGCCTGCACCGCGGTCACCAGGCTATCGTGGCGACCGTTCTCGATCGCAGCCGCGCCACGGGCGGCAGCAGCCTCCTCATCACCTTCGAACCGCACCCGCTCAAGATCCTGGCGCCCGAGCGCGCGCCGCTCATGCTCACGACCCGGAAGCAGAAGCTGGCCCTGATCGAGGCCGCGGGGATCGAATTCCTGCTCGTCCTGCCCTTCACCATGGAGCTGGCGGAGGTTGCCGCCGAGCAGTTCGTCAACGAGCACCTGGCCGCGGGCCTCGGTGTGCGGGAGGTCTACGTCGGGGCCAATTTCAACTTCGGCCGCCACCGCAAGGGGGACGCCGAGCTCCTGGTCCGATTGTGCGGCGATCTCGGGATCCGGGCGGCCCAGGTGGCGGAAGTCCGCTGTCTGGACAGCCCGGTCAGCAGCAGCCGCATCCGCCGCGCCCTGCAGGCGGGAGAGGTGGAGCTGGCGCGCGAGCTCCTCGGCCGCCCGTACGCGGTCCAGGGGACCGTCATCCACGGCGAATCGCGCGGCGCGTCCCTGGGATTTCCCACCGCGAACCTGGCGACCGAGAACGAGCTCGTTCCACGGGATGGCGTCTACGTGACCGAAGCCATCCTCGAGGGCGCGACGCGACCGGCCGTGACCAACATCGGCGGCCGGCCGACGTTCGAAGGGGCGAACTTCGCCGTCGAGACCCACATCCTGGACGGCGGAGGCGACCTCTACGACAGGCCCCTCGAGGTGCGTTTCCTGGCGCGCCTCAGGCTGGAGCTCAGGTTCGCATCCCCCCAGGCGCTCGTCGACCAGGTTCGCAGGGACATCCAGCGGGCGCGCGACTATTTCGCGGGCCGCTGGGCGCCTCCTCCACCGGCCCCGGCCGAGCGCTGAGATCGGGAGGGGCGATGGCCGGACCGGCTCGTGCCGGACCGGCTCGCGGTGTCGCCACGTCGGTCTGTGCTACCATGCGCTCCCTGCACTCCGCCGCGGCCCGCCGCAGCGTTCACGAACGCGAACGACCCCGGAGACCATGAGCGAAACGCCCCGGACCAGCCGATTCATCACCTTCGAGGGAGTCGAGGGGTCGGGCAAGACGACCCAGATCCAGATGCTCTCCAACCACCTCGAAGAGCGCGGCATCGATCATCTCCTGACGCGCGAGCCGGGCGGCACGCCGATTGGCGATCAGATCCGGAGACTGGTGCTCGACCCCCGGAACGCCGACATGACCCCGATCTGCGAGCTGCTCCTGTACGCCGCCGCCCGGGCCCAGCACATCGAGCAGGTCATCCGGCCGGCCCTCCTTTCCGGAAGGCTCGTCCTGTGCGATCGGTTCAAGGACGCGACCATGGCCTACCAGGGATCGGGACGCGGCATCCGTCTCGACCTGATCGACGCGCTGCACGGGCTCGAGAACCTGGCGATCCAGCCGGACCTGACCATCCTGTTCGATCTTGAGGAGGACACCGCCCTGAAGCGGGCGCGCGTCCGCGACCACACCCGGACGAACGACGAGACCCGCTTCGAGCGGGAGTCCCTGGAATTTCACAAGCGCGTCCGCTCCGGTTATCTCGACATGGCCCGCCAGGAGCCGGGACGCTTCGTCGTGGTGGACGCGCACGGCACCGTGGAGGAGGTGCATCACCGGGTCATCGAATCGATGGACCGCTTCCTCACCACGCGGGGGGCGCCGGAATGAGCCCGCTGCGCGTCCTGCCGATCGAGGATTTCGTCGTCGGGCAGGCGCGGGCCGCGTCCGCCCTGCAGCACGCCCTCGAGGCCGGCCCGCTCTTCCCTTCTCTCGTGTTCCACGGGCCGGGAGGAGTGGGCAAGCTGACGGCGGCCCTCCTCCTGGCGCGGGCCCTGCTCTGCGAGGCGCCGGGAGAGAGACCCTGCGGCGCCTGCCGTTCGTGCCGGCACATCGGCGACCATTCGCTGGTCCACGCCGACGTGCGCCTGGCGCTGCCCGAGAAGAAGTCGGACTTCGATCGAGAGAGCTCCGGCGCCGACGAATCGTCCGGCGTCGACCCCCAGGAACTGCAGGCGGAGGCGATCCGAAACCCGGTCTGGTCGGTCCTCATCGACCGCCTGCGCCAGGGAATCGCGTTTCTCCAGCGCCGGCCCTCGGAGTCCCGGCACCGCATCCTGATCGTGGACCAGGCCCACAGGATGGAAGCGGCGGCCGGCAACGCCCTGCTCAAGACCCTCGAGGAGCCGCCGGCGCACGCGCTCATCATCCTGCTCACCTCCTCCTGGCATGCCCTGCTCCCGACCATCCGCTCGCGCTGCCAGGCGGTCCCGTTCCAGCTCGTGCCCCGGACCGTGATCGTCAATTACCTGGTCGAGCGCCGGGAGCTTCAGGCGGAAGAGGCGGTCCTGCGCGCCGGGCTGTCGGGCGGGCGGATCGGCGCGGCGCTCGACCTGGACCTGGAGGGATTCCGCGCGAGGCGCGACGCGCTCCTGGCCATCCTCGACGAGCTGGCCGGCCGCGGCGACCCCGGGCTGGCGGTGGCGCGGGCCGAGGCCATCGTCCAGGCCGGAGAGTCGGTCGAGGCCGACCTGGACATCCTGATGTCGCTGCTGCGGGATCTCATGATCCTCGGCGTCTCCCCCGCCGACGAGGCGCGCCTCATCCACGTCGACATCGCGCCCCGACTCCGGGACCTTGCGGCGCGGCTTGCGGGGCGCGCCGGGGCGGCTCTCGGCGATCTCGAGGCCACCATCGACTCGATCCAGAAAAAGGGCAATCGCCAGCTCCTCGTCGAGAACTTCCTGATCGGCCTTCTCCCGGAAAGCGCACGGCCGCCGCGCGATTTCGCCCGAACCTGAACGCGTGTCCCTGATCCTCCGACACCTGCGAGCCAACCTCCGGGCCTTCGTCCTGGGGTTGCTCTGTCTGGTCGCGACCAGCGCCCTCACGCTGTACGTTCCCTGGCTCCTCAAGGAGGCCATCGAAGCGCTGCACCGCGGCTCGCCGATGCGCCAGGTGACCCTCGACGTCGTGCTGATCGTGGGGGTGGCTGCGGTCCTGTGCGTGATCCGGACGTGGTCCAGGCTCCACATCCTGGGCGCGTCGCGGCGCATCGTCTGCGACATCCGGAACGACGTCTACGCCCACCTGCTCACGCTCCCCGCGTCGTTCTACGCCCGCAGGCGGACGGGCGAGATCATGTCGCTCATGGTGAACGATCTCATGCTCGTCCGCTCCCTCTTCGGTCCCGGAATCCTGAACGTCCTCAACGTCGTCCTTCTCTATTCGGCCGGATTGACGCTCATGGCCCTGCTCGACCCTGTCCTGACCCTGGTCGCCGTCCTCCCCTATCCGTTCCTTCTCGCCGGCGTGTTCAGGGTGAGCCGATCGATTCACAAGCGCAGCAACGCCACGCAGGAGCAGCTCGCGGAGATCAGCAACAAGGCCCAGGAGACGCTCAGCGGCATCAACATGGTGAAGGCGTTCGCGCGCGAGTCGGGGGAGGCCGACGCCTTCGATCGCCTCAGCCTCGAGTACCGCCGCCGGTCGCTCCGGCTGGCCAGGAGCCGCGGCCTGATCGTCACTCTCATGGGAGGCCTGGGGGGCGTGAGCACGATCGCGGTCCTGTGGCTGGGGGGACGGCACGTGATCGAAGGCTCGCTGAGCCTCGGCGGCCTGGTCGCGTTCACGTCGTACCTCGCCCTCCTGGCCGGCCCGACCGTCATGATGGGCTGGGTCCTCGGCGTGTTCCAGCGCGGCCTGGGTGCCATCGCGCGGATCGAGCAGATCCGGGCGATTCGAACCGATCTGCCGAGCGATCTCGCCCCCGGCCCCGGCCCCGAGGTGCGCGGGACGGTGTCGTTCAGCGGCCTGGATTTCTCCTACCCTCAGGGCGACGGGCCGGCGCGACCGGTCCTGCGCCGCATCGACCTCGAGGTCCCGGCCGGCACGACCCTGGGGATCGTCGGTCGCGTCGGATCGGGGAAGTCGACCCTGGTGCACCTGGTGGCGGCGGTGCACCCGGTCAAGGACGGGATGATCCGGATCGACGGCCGCGATCTGAACGGCATCCCCACGGGTCACCTGCGCGAGCATCTCGCGGTCGTTCCTCAGGAAACCTTCCTCTTCTCGCAGACGATCGCCGACAACATCGCGCTCGGCGCCCCGGGGACGCCGCGCGGGAGGATCGAGGCGGTCGCCGGAGTGGCCCAGATTACGCGCGATCTGCGGGACCTGCCCGATGGGCTGGACACGCTCGTCGGCGAGCGCGGCGTGACCCTCTCGGGCGGGCAGCGGCAGAGGATCGCCCTGGCGCGCGCCCTCCTGCTCGACCCCCGCATCCTCATCCTGGACGACGCGCTGAGCAGCGTCGACGCCGACACGGAAGAGGCCATCCTGGCCGGCCTCAGGGACTTCATGCGGAGCCGCACCACGTTGCTCGTGTCGCACCGGGTGTCGACCGTCCTGCGATCGGATCTCATCGTCGTCCTGGAGGACGGGCGGATCGCCGAGCACGGAACGGCCGACGCGCTTCTCTCGCGGGACGGCCCGTTCGCCCGCATGCACCGGCAGCAGCAGATCGAACGGGAGCTCGAAGCCCTGTGACGGCCGCGGGCCGGCACGAGGAGGAGGTCCTGGGCAAGGCCTACGACGCACGGCTGGTGCGGCGTATGGCGGGGTACGTCAGGCCGGAGTCGCGCCTGATCGGCGCCTCGGTCCTCCTCATGTTCGTGGTGATGGGGGCGCAGCTTCTGCAGCCCTACCTCATCAAGATCCTGATCGACGATCACATCCTGGAGAAGGAGGCACGGGGCGTGACCGCCCTGGCGCTTCTCTACCTGCTGGCCCTCACGGTCGAGCTGGTGGCCCGCTACGCGCAGCTCTACTCGATGGAGGTCACGGGCCAGAACGTCATCCATCGCCTGCGCGATCGGGTGTTCCGGCACATGGTGTCGCTCGACTCGGCGTTCTTCGACCGGTATCCGGTCGGCCGGCTGATGACCCGCGTGACGACCGACATCGAGTCGCTCGCGGACCTCTTCTCGTCGGGCGTCGTGTCGCTCCTGGGAGACAGCGTGAAGCTCATCGCCATCGTGGCCATCCTCTGGTGGCTCGACTGGCGCCTGGCCTGCGTCGCGTTCGCGATCTGCCCGGTCCTGTTCCTGCTTTCGGTGCTGTTCCGCGGGCGCATCCGGCAGGCCTACCGGGACGTGCGGCGCCGCATCGCCAGGATGAACGCCTATCTGCAGGAGTCGATTTCGGGGGTGCTGCTGGTGCAGCTGTTCCGCCGCCAGACGGTGAGCCGCCGTGAGTTCGCCGCCGTCAACGAGGACCATCGCGACGCGGATCTGCGATCCGTGGTGTACGAGTCGGCCTTCTCGGCCATCATCGAGCTGGTCGGCACCGTGGCCGCGGCCCTGATCCTCTGGTACGGCGGCGGCCAGATCCTGCGCGGTGCTTTGACCTTCGGGACGCTGGTCGCTTTCCTCGAATACACCGCCCGCTTCTTCGGACCGATCCGGGACCTGTCCGGCTTCTACGCGGTCCTGCAGGCGGCGATGGCGTCGCTCGAGAGGATCTTCGCCCTCCTCGACGAACGGCCGTCGATCGCCGCGGCCGCGGTGGAAGCACCGGTGCCGGCTCGCGCCCAAGGGCGGATCGAGTTCGAGCAGGTCCGGTTCGCCTACCGCCAGGGGGAGGAGGTCCTGCACGGCGTCAGCCTGCGCGCCGATCCAGGCGAGCGTGTGGCGATCGTCGGCGCCACCGGCTCGGGGAAGACCACCCTGATCAAGCTTCTCATCCGGCTCTACGACCCCGTGTCGGGCACCATACGGATCGACGGCCGGGACATCCGATCCCTGCCGCTCCCCTTTCTGCGGCGCCAGGTCGGCGTCGTGCTGCAGGACCACTTCCTCTTCACGGGCAGCGTCGCCTCCAACATCGCGTTCGCCGATCCGTCGCTCCCCCGGAGCTCGGTGGAGGCGGCGGCCCGGGCAGTCCATGCCGATCGCTTCATCGAGAGACTTCCCGGAGGCTACGACGCCGAAGTGCGCGAGCGGGGGGGCAACCTGTCGACGGGGCAGAAGCAGCTACTGTCCTTCGCGCGGATCCTGGCCGCCGACCCCGCGATCCTGGTCCTCGACGAGGCGACCTCGAGCGTGGACACCGAGACCGAGCTGCAGATCCAGGTGGCCCTTCAACGGCTTCTGAAGGGGCGCACGTCCCTGGTCATCGCCCACAGGCTGTCCACCATCATCGGCGCCGACCGGATCCTCGTGATGCACCACGGCCGCATCGTCGAAGAGGGAACGCACCGCGCGCTTCTCGATCGTCGCGGCATCTACCATCGCCTGGTCCAGCTGCAGTTCGATCCGGGCGGGCCCCCGTCAGGGCCGGCGCCGCTCCCCTCGCCAGAGGTATCGCCCTAGGTCGATCCGCCCGGAGCGGGACACGGCGATCCCTTCACGTCTCAATGCGGCGGCCTGGCGCCGGACCTCGGCGCCCAGGGCACCGCCCCGCGGACTGATCTCTCCAAGGGCGTTGATGACCCGATGCCAGGGGACGCGGCGCCCCTGGACCCTGGCGCCGTCGGGAATGGCGCGCAGGGCCCACCCGACGGTTCGCGCCCCGCGCTGCAGCCCTGCCATGCGCGCGATCTGACCGTAGGTGGCGACCCGGCCGCGCGGCACCCTGGCCACGACCCGCCACAGGCGCAGGAAGGTCGTCTCATCATACGAGGTCTTCCGGATGGTCATGGGAGCGGCGTCCGGCCTGGTCCCCGGGCTTCTCAGAAAATCGTGTAGATGAACGGAGCCAGCGCGGAGCCCTGAGTGAGAACAATCAGGAGACCGAGGAGCAGGAGAAGCGCGACGATCGGAGCCAGCCACCACTTCTTGCGCACCCTCATGAATGCCCAGAACTCCGTGAGCAGACTCAGTCTCGAAGCGATTCGCTGTGAGAGTCTCATCGTGCCGCATCCCTCGGGCTGCGATTCGTTCCGGCTTCTGGGACGGCCGCGTGCCGGATGACCGTCGCTGCGCGCCGTAGGGAAAATGTACCCGGGGGATCCTGCCGTGTCAAGGTCACTTGGGGGCAGCAGGGCCGGAGGCCCCGCGGTGAAACCCGCTCCTCAGTAATCCCGCAGCTGTTGCAGGTAGCCGCGGTGGTTGCGGGTGATTTCCTTCATCGAGTCCCCGCCGAATTTCTCGAGGAACGCTTCCGCCAGGACGAAGGCCACCATCGCCTCCCCCACGACGCCGGCGGCGGCGATGGCCGAGACGTCGGTGCGCTCGACCTGGGCCTGA from the Candidatus Polarisedimenticolia bacterium genome contains:
- the asnS gene encoding asparagine--tRNA ligase, translating into MTTTTIARIGAHEGQSVRIRGWLYNKREKGKLSFLIVRDGTGYVQAVAFQPEVPPAVFDACQKLTQESSLEVEGKVRKDDRAPGGYEMQLTSVIVHQLAQDYPISPKEHGPDFLLDHRHLWLRSSKQHALLRIRSEISQGIRDFFHARDFVLIDSPILTPAACEGTSTLFETDYFGQKAFLSQSGQLYLEPACLAFGKVYCFGPTFRAEKSKTRRHLTEFWMVEPEVAYAGLPDMLDLAEDFITSLVARALDRCRAELKTLERDTTRLERVQKPFPRLTYDEAAAILSRPEIQARAREQDAPPFVPGDDFGGFDETVLTEALEKPVMVTHYPARIKAFYMQPDPQAPDRALCMDVLAPEGYGEIIGGSQRIHDHDLLLQRIQEHRLPVEAFRWYLDIRKYGSVPHAGFGMGIERFVSWIGGVHHLREAIPYPRTLNRLYP
- the rimO gene encoding 30S ribosomal protein S12 methylthiotransferase RimO is translated as MIKVGMVSLGCPKNLVDSEVMLGTLKQSGYELTPDPASADVIVVNTCTFIEPARRESIDTILEMAGHKKSGRCRRLVVAGCMVQRNHDELREAIPEIDALVGLNDIERIAEACALEAGSRFEAGRERATYLYTHASPRLLTTPRHTAYIKISEGCDHTCSFCAIPSFRGLQRSRSIESIVEEARALAGSGVVEISLIAQDTTDYGRDRSDGASLAGLLRALDAVGGIRWIRVLYAYPNRITPEFVEALGSSARAARYLDVPLQHADAAMLKTMRRGGSAETHRKLIESLRRGVPGIALRTTFIVGFPGETAQQFQALCAFAREAEFDHLGVFTYSEEKGTEAAGRPDDVPAEVKEERRMTLMAIQEGIAARRNRSLVGREIEVLVDGAPEDSDLVLCGRTEGQAPEIDGRVILTDAPGPLSAGTFVRARIDEAHPFDLVGSAVEVLPAGRPA
- a CDS encoding phosphatidylglycerophosphatase A; the encoded protein is MTRRSFGAASAILAATLFGAGRSPYVPGTVGTLAAMPLAILAQRLLQPWWFFAAAVGLTVIAVWSAHVAAIELARHDPGPVVIDEAAGLFVTLLFQPPGSWTLPFYVLAFVLFRAMDIVKPPPARRAERLPGGWGIVTDDLVAGVYANVALRLLGWLVLRPA
- a CDS encoding bifunctional riboflavin kinase/FAD synthetase, producing MRIFDDIPTLRAHLKTPVATVGNFDGLHRGHQAIVATVLDRSRATGGSSLLITFEPHPLKILAPERAPLMLTTRKQKLALIEAAGIEFLLVLPFTMELAEVAAEQFVNEHLAAGLGVREVYVGANFNFGRHRKGDAELLVRLCGDLGIRAAQVAEVRCLDSPVSSSRIRRALQAGEVELARELLGRPYAVQGTVIHGESRGASLGFPTANLATENELVPRDGVYVTEAILEGATRPAVTNIGGRPTFEGANFAVETHILDGGGDLYDRPLEVRFLARLRLELRFASPQALVDQVRRDIQRARDYFAGRWAPPPPAPAER
- the tmk gene encoding dTMP kinase, yielding MSETPRTSRFITFEGVEGSGKTTQIQMLSNHLEERGIDHLLTREPGGTPIGDQIRRLVLDPRNADMTPICELLLYAAARAQHIEQVIRPALLSGRLVLCDRFKDATMAYQGSGRGIRLDLIDALHGLENLAIQPDLTILFDLEEDTALKRARVRDHTRTNDETRFERESLEFHKRVRSGYLDMARQEPGRFVVVDAHGTVEEVHHRVIESMDRFLTTRGAPE
- a CDS encoding ABC transporter ATP-binding protein, with amino-acid sequence MSLILRHLRANLRAFVLGLLCLVATSALTLYVPWLLKEAIEALHRGSPMRQVTLDVVLIVGVAAVLCVIRTWSRLHILGASRRIVCDIRNDVYAHLLTLPASFYARRRTGEIMSLMVNDLMLVRSLFGPGILNVLNVVLLYSAGLTLMALLDPVLTLVAVLPYPFLLAGVFRVSRSIHKRSNATQEQLAEISNKAQETLSGINMVKAFARESGEADAFDRLSLEYRRRSLRLARSRGLIVTLMGGLGGVSTIAVLWLGGRHVIEGSLSLGGLVAFTSYLALLAGPTVMMGWVLGVFQRGLGAIARIEQIRAIRTDLPSDLAPGPGPEVRGTVSFSGLDFSYPQGDGPARPVLRRIDLEVPAGTTLGIVGRVGSGKSTLVHLVAAVHPVKDGMIRIDGRDLNGIPTGHLREHLAVVPQETFLFSQTIADNIALGAPGTPRGRIEAVAGVAQITRDLRDLPDGLDTLVGERGVTLSGGQRQRIALARALLLDPRILILDDALSSVDADTEEAILAGLRDFMRSRTTLLVSHRVSTVLRSDLIVVLEDGRIAEHGTADALLSRDGPFARMHRQQQIERELEAL
- a CDS encoding ABC transporter ATP-binding protein, whose product is MTAAGRHEEEVLGKAYDARLVRRMAGYVRPESRLIGASVLLMFVVMGAQLLQPYLIKILIDDHILEKEARGVTALALLYLLALTVELVARYAQLYSMEVTGQNVIHRLRDRVFRHMVSLDSAFFDRYPVGRLMTRVTTDIESLADLFSSGVVSLLGDSVKLIAIVAILWWLDWRLACVAFAICPVLFLLSVLFRGRIRQAYRDVRRRIARMNAYLQESISGVLLVQLFRRQTVSRREFAAVNEDHRDADLRSVVYESAFSAIIELVGTVAAALILWYGGGQILRGALTFGTLVAFLEYTARFFGPIRDLSGFYAVLQAAMASLERIFALLDERPSIAAAAVEAPVPARAQGRIEFEQVRFAYRQGEEVLHGVSLRADPGERVAIVGATGSGKTTLIKLLIRLYDPVSGTIRIDGRDIRSLPLPFLRRQVGVVLQDHFLFTGSVASNIAFADPSLPRSSVEAAARAVHADRFIERLPGGYDAEVRERGGNLSTGQKQLLSFARILAADPAILVLDEATSSVDTETELQIQVALQRLLKGRTSLVIAHRLSTIIGADRILVMHHGRIVEEGTHRALLDRRGIYHRLVQLQFDPGGPPSGPAPLPSPEVSP
- a CDS encoding MGMT family protein; the encoded protein is MTIRKTSYDETTFLRLWRVVARVPRGRVATYGQIARMAGLQRGARTVGWALRAIPDGARVQGRRVPWHRVINALGEISPRGGALGAEVRRQAAALRREGIAVSRSGRIDLGRYLWRGERRRP
- a CDS encoding DUF5989 family protein, with the translated sequence MRLSQRIASRLSLLTEFWAFMRVRKKWWLAPIVALLLLLGLLIVLTQGSALAPFIYTIF